Proteins from a genomic interval of Rhodococcoides fascians A25f:
- the gatB gene encoding Asp-tRNA(Asn)/Glu-tRNA(Gln) amidotransferase subunit GatB — protein sequence MTAATVDLIDYDDVLATFDPVLGMEVHVELGTETKMFCGCPTAFGAEPNTQVCPVCLSLPGALPVVNAAAVESAIRIGLALNCSITPWGRFARKNYFYPDQPKNYQISQYDEPIATEGYLDVLLDDGSTFRVEIERAHMEEDTGKSTHVGGATGRIEGASHSLLDYNRAGVPLVEIVTKTITGTGARAPEVARAYVTALRDLLKSLNVSDVRMDQGSLRCDANVSLMKKTATEFGTRTETKNVNSLKSVEVAVRYEMRRQAAVLEAGGEVTQETRHFQESDGTTTPGRKKETAEDYRYFPEPDLAPVAPNADWIEELRGTLPELPWLRRGRIQKDWGVSDEEMRDLVNSGALELVAATVDAGASPQAARSWWVSYLSQQANVAGVELADLAITPAQVAEVAALVSDGKLNNNGARQVVDGVLAGEGEPAQVMSDRNLVLEKDDTKLQAAVDEALAANPGVVEKIRSGKVQAAGAIVGTVMKATRGQADAARVKELVLEACGQS from the coding sequence ATGACTGCTGCAACCGTCGATCTGATCGATTACGACGATGTGCTCGCCACGTTCGACCCCGTGTTGGGCATGGAGGTCCACGTGGAGCTGGGTACGGAGACCAAGATGTTCTGCGGTTGCCCCACCGCGTTCGGTGCCGAGCCGAACACGCAGGTGTGCCCGGTGTGCCTGAGCCTTCCCGGCGCGCTACCGGTGGTCAACGCCGCTGCCGTGGAATCTGCGATCCGTATCGGGTTGGCGCTCAATTGCTCGATCACTCCGTGGGGTCGGTTCGCTCGCAAGAACTACTTCTACCCGGATCAGCCGAAGAACTATCAGATTTCGCAGTACGACGAGCCCATCGCCACCGAGGGCTACCTCGATGTTCTGCTCGATGACGGCAGCACGTTCCGCGTCGAGATCGAGCGCGCGCACATGGAAGAGGACACCGGCAAGTCGACGCACGTCGGCGGAGCGACCGGCCGCATCGAGGGGGCGTCGCATTCGCTGCTCGATTACAACCGTGCCGGTGTGCCGTTGGTGGAGATCGTGACGAAGACGATCACGGGGACCGGAGCGCGCGCGCCCGAAGTGGCGCGCGCCTACGTCACCGCACTCCGAGATCTGTTGAAGTCGCTGAACGTGTCCGATGTACGGATGGATCAGGGGTCGCTGCGCTGTGACGCCAACGTGTCGCTGATGAAGAAGACCGCCACCGAATTCGGCACCCGCACCGAGACGAAGAACGTCAACTCGCTCAAGAGCGTCGAGGTTGCCGTTCGGTACGAGATGCGCCGTCAGGCAGCGGTTCTCGAAGCCGGCGGAGAGGTGACGCAGGAGACTCGGCACTTCCAGGAATCCGACGGCACCACCACCCCGGGCCGCAAGAAGGAGACCGCGGAGGACTACCGCTACTTCCCCGAGCCCGATCTTGCGCCCGTCGCTCCGAACGCGGACTGGATCGAGGAGCTCCGCGGGACCCTGCCGGAGCTTCCGTGGCTGCGACGCGGCCGGATCCAGAAGGATTGGGGTGTCTCCGACGAGGAAATGCGCGACCTGGTGAACTCCGGGGCGCTCGAGCTCGTCGCGGCAACGGTGGATGCCGGTGCGTCGCCGCAGGCCGCGCGGTCCTGGTGGGTGTCGTACCTGTCGCAGCAAGCCAATGTGGCCGGAGTCGAGCTGGCCGATCTGGCGATCACTCCGGCGCAGGTGGCGGAGGTGGCCGCGTTGGTCTCCGACGGCAAGCTCAACAACAACGGTGCCCGTCAGGTGGTGGACGGGGTGCTGGCAGGCGAGGGCGAGCCGGCTCAGGTGATGTCCGACCGTAACCTCGTGTTGGAGAAAGACGACACGAAGTTGCAAGCCGCTGTCGACGAGGCACTTGCCGCCAATCCTGGTGTGGTGGAGAAGATCCGCAGCGGCAAGGTTCAAGCTGCCGGTGCCATCGTGGGTACGGTGATGAAGGCGACGCGCGGTCAAGCCGACGCGGCCCGCGTCAAGGAGCTCGTGCTCGAGGCCTGCGGCCAGTCCTGA
- a CDS encoding PQQ-dependent sugar dehydrogenase — translation MKPVGASPRSATAAVVALSMTAAMLAGCARFDDSNSSPFTPAPEVGAAELQPTTPSEAPPSSDPNAPPPPSGPCVDPDPSVIATCLDTTGGLVALPDGQSALVAERRTGRIMEVAAGRTPLEVARIAVDGTGDGGLLDIALSPTYTEDRLLYALVTTPSDTRVVRLAPGDVPKDILTGIPRGATGNRGSIDFYTPTELLVLTGDNGDPAAAQNPDSLSGKLLRVTSLSPTSNPPRPQIALSGIGTAGDVCTDGAGNIYVTDRTAIEDRLQRIDKLGAVFSPVWTWPDRPGVAGCAAGDGGVAVALTTAKAVAALTTDANTGAVSAEPTLLIQDRYGQLNGATSSADGQILVGTVNKNGAEPGPTDDRVVKVPFPGGGGGGVD, via the coding sequence ATGAAGCCGGTCGGAGCGTCACCTCGAAGTGCCACTGCCGCTGTCGTCGCACTGTCCATGACGGCCGCCATGCTCGCCGGGTGCGCCCGCTTCGACGACTCGAATTCGTCGCCGTTCACCCCTGCACCCGAGGTCGGTGCCGCCGAATTGCAACCGACGACCCCCAGCGAGGCACCGCCGTCGTCGGATCCGAATGCTCCGCCCCCGCCGTCGGGTCCCTGCGTCGATCCCGACCCGTCGGTGATCGCGACGTGTCTGGACACCACCGGCGGCCTCGTGGCACTGCCCGACGGACAGAGCGCGCTGGTAGCCGAGCGCCGAACCGGTCGCATCATGGAGGTCGCGGCAGGTCGCACACCGCTCGAGGTCGCCCGCATCGCGGTCGATGGCACCGGTGACGGAGGACTACTCGACATCGCGCTCTCCCCCACCTACACCGAGGACAGGCTGCTCTACGCCCTCGTCACCACGCCCTCGGACACCAGAGTGGTTCGGCTCGCTCCCGGCGACGTCCCCAAGGACATCTTGACCGGCATTCCTCGCGGCGCGACGGGCAATCGTGGGTCCATCGACTTCTACACCCCGACCGAGCTGCTCGTCCTCACCGGCGACAACGGCGACCCGGCCGCAGCCCAGAATCCGGATTCTCTGTCCGGCAAGCTGTTACGGGTGACGTCGTTGTCCCCGACGTCCAATCCCCCGCGTCCGCAGATCGCACTGAGTGGAATCGGGACGGCAGGCGATGTGTGCACCGACGGTGCCGGGAACATCTATGTCACCGACCGCACCGCGATCGAAGACCGCTTGCAGCGCATCGACAAACTCGGCGCGGTGTTCTCTCCGGTATGGACGTGGCCGGACCGCCCCGGCGTGGCCGGATGTGCAGCAGGCGACGGTGGCGTGGCTGTGGCCCTCACGACAGCGAAAGCTGTTGCAGCGCTGACCACCGATGCAAACACCGGAGCCGTATCGGCCGAACCGACGCTGCTGATCCAGGACCGTTACGGACAGCTGAACGGGGCAACGAGCTCGGCGGACGGTCAGATTCTGGTGGGAACGGTGAACAAGAACGGCGCGGAGCCCGGCCCCACCGACGACCGCGTCGTCAAGGTGCCCTTCCCCGGTGGAGGCGGAGGCGGAGTCGACTGA